The sequence below is a genomic window from Uranotaenia lowii strain MFRU-FL chromosome 2, ASM2978415v1, whole genome shotgun sequence.
GGCGTACTGATTCTTTACTAAtggattttattgttattttttagatttggaaAAGTGGTCGCAATCTTAGAACTGGACAAAAACTTACGACATGACTGCGTCATCTTCGAGACTGCGCCCAAGAATCCAAGAACGGAAATTTGCCGGAAAACACATTCAcattttgcaaaacatttcaataaataaaaaaaatcatacatattcAAAACTATCATTCTTTATCATTTGATTAACTATTTAGAGCCTTTCATTTCCGTGtacataaattttctgttaaatttcttttttgtcaccacctgaaaaggtaccgacaatcctCATCGATTGCCGAATTAGTTCAGCGAATCTAGATTTGttcgtgaaaattgtttttaaaatggtcaTACATTAATGTTGTTGAACTTTTAGAGCCAAATTATTCcctgtttcataaatttttcattgaatttcgaTCTCGTCGcgacctgaaaaggtaccgacaattgtcacctaaaatcgtcacccgaatgcgacgattctcacccacggtgactacgagaatagggtaagaactcacaaagttcatccgaagtgacgttcctcacctaaaccgactgctggaatagagtgacttgggtgactctactatcgtcacgtcactcgaggcgcagaataaagGCCAATGTATGTGCATCGTGtgcgaggatttttttttgtttatgaagtTTGCTACTGCCTCCGTGCCAGTCGAAAAtgaacgaaaacactataatcGCATTCAAAAGCAAATTTAACGAAAAGTTTGTATGTACATGCTTGCACGTGCTTTGCAGCATGGATTTGTTCCATTCTAAATCTTGATCGAACAATTTCGGAATTTAgtgaaaaaacaagaaaaacatctttattacaactttatttaaaaataaatttagttaaggGAACCTTCCAAAAGGTTTGGTTGTTAAAAACTAATGTGTAACCGGATCCAACGGCAGCCCATGGATGGTTGAAAAATCTAGCTTACTATCTATACTCTCGTCTAGCTGGCCAACAACGGCTACATTATCTCCACGAATGATATGAAGTCCAAGAACGACTTGCTCGATCCCAGCGGTC
It includes:
- the LOC129744621 gene encoding U6 snRNA-associated Sm-like protein LSm8 gives rise to the protein MSGLESYVNSTVSIITADGRNFVGTLKGFDQTINLILDESHERVYSMTAGIEQVVLGLHIIRGDNVAVVGQLDESIDSKLDFSTIHGLPLDPVTH